One Chondrinema litorale genomic window, AGTTAATAAGATATGGAAATGAGCGCTAATATCGAACTGCAAGAAGGGAAGTCACTTTCTAATAATCTGAAGAAAGGTGATATTAATGCACTTAAAGAAATTTATCTTAAACACTACGATAAATTCTTGAGCATTTCTATTGCTTTCTTAAAATCTAAACCAGAAGCAGAAGATGTGTTGCACGAAGCGTTTATGAAGTTTTGGGAAAAAAGACATATGCTCAAAGATGATAGTGATTACCAAAACTACCTTTTTATTATTCTTAGAAACCAGCTTGTAAGTGCAGTGAGAACAAAAGCGAAAGTGGTTTTAAAAGAAGACTTCAACAAGCTAAATCTTAGTGCTTCTTCAACAGAAAGCTGGTTAGAACACAAAGAGCTTTCTAAAACACTTGAACAAGCCATAGACAAATTACCTCCAAAACGAAAAGTTGTTTTTAACCTCAAAAGGCAAGACGGACTTACCAACCAACAAATCTCTGAAAAACTGGGTATCTCCACCCAAATGGTTGAAAAACAATTGAAATTAGCCAAGCAATCTATCACGGAATATTTACAGTTGCATGGCGAAATCTCACTCATTTCAATACTCTTATTTCAAATAATTTTTATTTAAAAAATGGCTCTCAGATCATTCTAGAGCTATTTCTGAAAAATATTTAATTTTTTTTAGAAAAGGAGGTTGGGTAAAGACCTACCTAAAACGTATTTACCCCAAATCGAATTTATAGAACCTGATATAGGCTTTGCAAAAAAGCAGATTAACATTTTTCAATAATGACCGGAAAAGAACTTGAACATCAACTAATTAAAAGGTATTTAGCAGATGAATGTACATCTGAAGAAATACTTGAGGTTCATAAATGGATTGCAGCTAATGAAAACGAAGAAGCATTAAAATCGCTCATAGACGATTTACTCAATCATAAAAATGGTGGAATTGAAATAACTCCTAATCGAGATAAAGAACTTCTCTGGCAAAGCATAGAGCAAGATATTAATCGAAAGCATTTTGCAGTAAATAAACCAGCGCCAGAAAATCAACTAAAAACAGTAAATCCATTTTTTACCTTTAGCAAAATTACTGCTTCTATTGCCTTATTGCTAGGTGTATTTACTGTATTGTATTTCTATAATAATGAAGAAAAAATAGAGCAACCAATAGCTAAAGTATTCTCAGAAATATCAACAATTTCTGGCCAAAAGAAAAATATAACCTTGCCAGATGGGACCAGAGTGATATTGAATAGTTCATCTTCTATTTCATTTGAAAAAGAATTTCTAAAATCTAATGAAAGAAGAATCACTTTAAAAGGCGAAGCTTATTTTGATGTGACAAAGAATAAAACTAAACCTTTTATTGTAAGCACAAATTCTGTAGAGACAAAAGTGTTAGGTACTTCCTTTAATGTGAAATTAGACAGTAACAAGGTATACATTGCACTTGTAGAAGGAAGAGTAGAAATGAAAAATCAGGATAATATTATTGAGCTAACTCCTGAGGAAATGGGTATTGCAGATATGCTTGATAGTAGCCTATATAAAACCTATTTCGATATACAAGAAATTACAGGTTGGAAAGATGGCAAGCTTGTGCTTAAAGATGCTAACTATAATGAGGTGATGCAAAGATTACAAGAATGGTATGGTGTTGAATTTGAGCAAAAGGGTAAAACTCCAACAGGAACAATCAATACGATATACGATAATGTAAGCCTTTCAGAAGTATTATTGGGCTTAAGTTTTACTTACAATTTTGACTATACAATTAATAAAGATCAAGTTAATATTATTCTAAAATAAAGAAAATGAAAACAATGAACAGCAGTTGATTAATGCCTCAAAAAAAACCTGGAACATAGAGAAACTTGTGGGGAGTGCCCTCTAACATTCCAGGATAGTATTTTAAACTTATTGTAAAATTTAAAACCTAGTAAAAATATGAAATTGAAATTACTAAGGCAAATCATTATTATGTCTAAATTTTCGCTATATGGCTTGTTTTTGCAGTGCTTGTTTGCAAGTTTATTTCTTGCAAATGCCAGCAATGGGCAGTCAGTCAGTCTTGATAAAATCTATGTGAGCTTACCTTCAGACGAACAAAAGGTGATGCTTACAATTAAAGAACTTCAAGACCAAACCTCATTCGAATTTGTATATTTAAATAATCTTATTGATTATGGAGATGTTGTTATAGATTATAGTGCGCAAAATAACTCAGTTGGTAATATTCTGAGAGATATTTCAAAAGGAACTGGTTTACACTTTAAGCGGGTAAATGATAAAATTTACATTCGTAAAGGAGAATTTAAACAACGGCTAGAAGAAGAATATAAAAATACAGACCCTGCTCAGTTTAAAGTTTCTGGTACTATAACTTCAACTGAAGATGGAGAACCTTTACCAGGAGTAAGTATTTTAATAAAAGGAAGTACTACAGGAACCACTACAGATTTCGATGGTAATTACTCTCTCAATGTCACTTCAGATGCTATTTTACAATTCAGTTATATTGGCTTTATAACTCAAGAAATTACTGTAAATAATCAAAGTGAAATTAATGTTTCTTTGAACCCAGATTTGGAGCAGTTGGAAGAAGTAGTAGTAATTGGATATGGAACCCAGAAAAAAGAAACTTTAACAGGTTCAATCGTCTCTACAGAAGGCGAAAATATAAGAAAGGTTCCGGAAACAAACATTGCCAATACACTCATTGGTAGACTACCGGGCTTAGTTACCAACAACCGTGATACTGCTGGCGAAATGAAACCTTCTATGCAACGATTCTGTCAGGATATTCCATCAATTTCCTAAAAGCTGAGATTCTGGTCCTCTCTCTTGGTCTTTCTTCCAGCCAATAATAAATTCTTGAAAAATTCATAGCTGTGGCTATAATTACATTTTGTAAGTTTGCCTTACAAAGACCTATATATCTACTTCTCCTCATTCCAAAGGCTCTTACACCCAAAGATATAGTTGCTTCTACTCCTGCTCTCCTATTATATGTTGTAATATAATCACCTCTACTCTGTCCGATCCTAGCTTTTATCATCGCTTGATACTCCTCTTTTGGCAATAAAGTGAGCGTGCGCCGTTGAGCTTTGGTGCAGAACGCTTTACTTTTACATACTTTACAATCTTTCATAGAGAACTTTACTTTTATCATTTCTTTTTTACGTTTATCATAGGCTATTGTCCAACTTTTACTGGTATGACCCTCAGGACAAATGGCTTCCTGTTTGTCCAAATCGACCTTAAAGTTTTTCAATGCAAATCCTTTTCCTGATCTGGCTTGCCATTTTTGATCGGACCGGGTTGGTCCTAAGAGTTCAACGGCATATTGTTTTTTACTGTTTACCAATAAAGCAGAATCAATATACCCTGTATCTACCAAGTGGGTCTTAGGAAGTCTTTTATCTTTTTTTAGATCATCATGGATGCCATCGGTCATATTACTATCGGCAATGGGACTTTTGGTTGTAACCATATGGGTAATCAAATAAGGAAGATCTTCCTGACATGTCTCTGTAATATGTACTTTATAGCCTATCCAGGATGTGGTATACTTCTTGGCATAGCGGGCATCTTTGTCATAAGGTGAGCTGATGAACTGTAAAGCAGGGGGGATGCCCAATTGCTTGTCCCTATAATTTATTTTGTCTTCCTGAAGATAAAATTGTTGTACCCATACATTGCGGAGGAGTTTAACGGCAGGAAGGTTTCTTAACCAGCCCTCATCGTCTTGTTGATATATAATATCCAAAAGGTCATATCCATCTTTTCCTATCTGTATTGCAAACCCTAGTTGTTTTAATTGACTTTGGGGAAGGCGGGTACTACCTATTCGGGAGCTATACCTTTTGGTCCAATCCGGTATGGCATGTTGCCTCATCCAATCAGGAGCAACTGTGGCCAAACTGTTCAGTGCTGCTCTAATTGTTTCACCTATGCAGACCAATCTATTGGTCGCTCTTATAGCACCTAGCATATGGGTAGAATCCGTCCGGATAGTTCCCCTCTTTTTGATCCATTTACGCTCTTCGCATTTTTTTAGTAATCTGTCCAAGAGTAGAGTTACTGGAGCTCCCTTGATCAATCTACTCCTAAATTCGCATAAAACACTATTATCATAACCTGTTGCAGTGAGTTCCAAGCTCAATAAATATTTCCAATCAATCCGGGACGCCATAGCCTCTACAGCTTGTCGGTCAGATAAACCTTCGATAAATTGCATAACAGTAATCATGGCCAATCTCCAAGGATCTGCTGCTGGCTGACCTTTAGCGGGAAATAAATCTGCAAAAAATTCATTTTCATAGATTATCCCTAGTTCATCTTTGAGGGTTATATAAATATTCCCTTTAGGAAAACTGGCATGGGCAACTTGTTTGGTCAGTATGGGAATTTCAGGGATCTTATTTGGCTTTAACATGATCTTGTATTTAAATATTTATTGTATGATTTCCGAATCTAATAAATATTTGAATAGGACTTATAGCATTTCGCCAGCAGTATCAACCGTGCTGGTGAACCAGGTTATGAAAATACAGAAATCTTGATTAGAGGTCGTAGTACTTTTGGCGATAATAGCCCTTTAATAGTAGTAGATGGTGTTGCCAACCGCGCTGGTGGACTTAGCAACATCGATGCGAATGATATAGAAAGTATTACTGTATTAAAAGATGCTTCTGCGGCAATTTATGGTGCTCAGGCAGCTAATGGAGTTATATTAGTAACTACCAGAAGAGGTAAAAGTGGCAAAACGGAGGTAAGATTAACCACAAACTTCGGTATAAGAAAACCTACTGTAATACCAGAAATGCTCAATTCAGCAGATTATGCAGTAGCCCTCAACGAGATTGAAACAGAAATTTATGGCCGTAATCCTTTATATACTGATGAACAAATTCAGTTATTCAGCGATGGTTCAGACCCTACAAATTACTCAAATGTAAACTGGATAAATGAAACCCTTCGAGATTATGCACCACAAATGCAACATAACTTATCAGTAAGTGGTGGTACAGATAAAGTGAAGTACTTTGTCTCTTCAGGTTATCAATTCCAAGATAATTACTACAGAAACAGTGCAAGTAATTATAAGCAATATAACCTTCGCTCTAACATAGATATGCAGGTAAATGATTATCTAAAAATCTACACCAACATCTCACTAAGACAAGAAGATAGAAACTCACCGCATTATGGTTCAGAAGATATCTGGCGCTATTTGGTTAAAGGAGACCCACGAGTAAACATTGTTTGGCCAGATAACGACTTACCAGTTTTAGCTTCTCAAGATAATTTTAATCCATTTACTGCCGTGGATGGTTCAATGGGTTATCAGCAAAGTAAACGCAGCTATTTGAATGCAGACTTAGGTGTTAACTTAGATTTATCTTTTATTACTGAAGGTTTAGAAATAGATGGAGGTCTTTTTGTAGATCGTGGAGATCATTTTTATAAGCACTTCGAGAAAGCTTTTTACCTATATGGATACAACAACAATACAGGTGAATATTTTCCAAGAAAATATGGTCCAAACAATGCGTCTCTAAACGAGAATATGGATAGATCTCTTGGTATTACTGCCAGAACTAAACTGAGCTATAAGTATTCTTTTAATGATGTACATAATGTTTCTGCCTTTATCGCTTATGAGCAATACGAAAGTAACTACGATTACCTTTGGGCAAAAAGACAAGATTATGTTTCTGCCATTGTAGATCAAATTTTTGCTGGTGACCAACAAACTAGCTTAAATGATGGCTACGCTACAGAAACAGGTAGAGTAAACTATTTTGGTCGTGCAGATTATACATATAAAGATAAATACTTAGTACAATTTAACTGGAGATACGATGGTTCTCAAAACTTCCCTAAAGAGAATCGATTTGGTTTCTTCCCGGGAGCTTCCGTGGGTTGGGTAGTTTCTGAAGAAGATTTCTGGAAAAGTAGCTTATCATTTATCGAGTTTTTCAAGTTTAAAGGCTCTTGGGGACAAATGGGTAATGATAAAATCGCTCAGTATCAATACTTAACTACTTATACTTTTGGTAACAATGCTACTTTAGGTGGTAATAGTCCATCACCACAAACAGGTATAACACAAGTGCGTACAGCTAACCCTAATGTTTCTTGGGAGGTTGCAACCACTATCAACTTAGGTTTAGAAACCTCATTCTTAGATTATTTCAGTTTTGACCTAGACTTATTTAAAACAAAACGAACAGATATTTTATACAGTGGAGTCTCTTATGTGCCAGATTATGCTGGACTTTCATTACCTGCTGAAAACATTGCTGAGGCTGAAACAAAAGGTTTCGAGGCTGTTTTAGGGTACAACAACACTTTTGGCAAATTCAACTTTATGGCAAGTGGTAACATGTCTTATGCTAAGAGTGAAATCCTCTATTTTGATGAACCGGAAAGCACTTTGGAATGGCAAAAACGTACAGGTCAGGCTTTAGGAGCAGATTGGTTGTTATATGATGAAATCGGCATTTTCCGTACGCAAGAAGACCTAGATGCTTATCCTCATTTAAGTAATTCAAAAGTGGGTGATTTGATTTTCCGCGATACCAACGAAGATGGTGTAATTGATGGAAATGATATGATTCGCCCAAATAAAACCACCACTCCAGAAATAGTGTATGGTGTAAATCTAGGTGTGAGTTATGGCAATTGGAACTTAAGCATGTTATGGCAAGGAGCAACCAATGTTTGGCAATATGTATTTTTTGAATCAGGTAGTATTGGAAACTTTACACAAGACTATTTCGATAATCGCTGGACATTTGAAAACATTAATGCAGATTATCCAAGAATATATGACAGACAAGTAACATCATCAGCTCAAAAGAACACTTTCTGGTTAAATGATGCTACCTACTTACGTCTTAAAAATATCCAGCTTGCCTATACAATGCCAGAAAAAATTATGAATGTTTTGCCGTTTAGCCAAGCTCGCTTTTATACCAGTGCTTCTAATTTATTGACTTTTACCAAATTAAAAAATGTGGATCCAGAGACAACTGAGGGTGGACAAGGATTTGCTGCATGGAGTACCCCTCAATCGAAGGTAATCAACTTTGGTATGAATCTAACTTTCTAAATTGAACACAAATATGAAAAAGATAAAAATATTACTAACAGGGCTTTTATTCGTATTAGTAAGCTCTTGCGATAGAGATGCAATCTTAGACAAATCTCCGCTAACAGAAATTTCGGAACAAGATGTTTGGGAAGACCCTAATCTTGTGGCATCTTTTGTAAATGCTCGCTATAGTGCGATAGGTCATGGTTGGGCAGAATCTTGGCAAAGTTCTGTAGTTGATGAAACTTACCTTACTTGGTCTCGTGGTTGTGAGCCACTCACTCAAGGTTATGTAAACCCTGCTGATTTAGGTAGAATGAATGGTGCTTGGTGGGGTTGGGATAACCGTGCTTGGGCTACAATCTGGAATAATATAAGTAATTGTAATTTATTTTTCGAAAGAGTAGAAGATGTTGAGTTTAGCGATGAAGCCGAAAAAGACAAACTGATTGGAGAAGTTACTTTTATAAGAGCGCTCATGTATTTCGATCTGGTTTCGAGATGGGGTGGTATGCCAATTATTACAAAAGCTTATACATTAAATGATAGAGAAGAGTTTTTGAGTGTTGCCAGAAATTCTTACGAAGACAATGTAGATTTTATA contains:
- a CDS encoding RNA polymerase sigma factor, whose protein sequence is MEMSANIELQEGKSLSNNLKKGDINALKEIYLKHYDKFLSISIAFLKSKPEAEDVLHEAFMKFWEKRHMLKDDSDYQNYLFIILRNQLVSAVRTKAKVVLKEDFNKLNLSASSTESWLEHKELSKTLEQAIDKLPPKRKVVFNLKRQDGLTNQQISEKLGISTQMVEKQLKLAKQSITEYLQLHGEISLISILLFQIIFI
- a CDS encoding FecR family protein, which produces MTGKELEHQLIKRYLADECTSEEILEVHKWIAANENEEALKSLIDDLLNHKNGGIEITPNRDKELLWQSIEQDINRKHFAVNKPAPENQLKTVNPFFTFSKITASIALLLGVFTVLYFYNNEEKIEQPIAKVFSEISTISGQKKNITLPDGTRVILNSSSSISFEKEFLKSNERRITLKGEAYFDVTKNKTKPFIVSTNSVETKVLGTSFNVKLDSNKVYIALVEGRVEMKNQDNIIELTPEEMGIADMLDSSLYKTYFDIQEITGWKDGKLVLKDANYNEVMQRLQEWYGVEFEQKGKTPTGTINTIYDNVSLSEVLLGLSFTYNFDYTINKDQVNIILK
- a CDS encoding carboxypeptidase-like regulatory domain-containing protein gives rise to the protein MKLKLLRQIIIMSKFSLYGLFLQCLFASLFLANASNGQSVSLDKIYVSLPSDEQKVMLTIKELQDQTSFEFVYLNNLIDYGDVVIDYSAQNNSVGNILRDISKGTGLHFKRVNDKIYIRKGEFKQRLEEEYKNTDPAQFKVSGTITSTEDGEPLPGVSILIKGSTTGTTTDFDGNYSLNVTSDAILQFSYIGFITQEITVNNQSEINVSLNPDLEQLEEVVVIGYGTQKKETLTGSIVSTEGENIRKVPETNIANTLIGRLPGLVTNNRDTAGEMKPSMQRFCQDIPSIS
- a CDS encoding IS1182 family transposase, whose amino-acid sequence is MMLKPNKIPEIPILTKQVAHASFPKGNIYITLKDELGIIYENEFFADLFPAKGQPAADPWRLAMITVMQFIEGLSDRQAVEAMASRIDWKYLLSLELTATGYDNSVLCEFRSRLIKGAPVTLLLDRLLKKCEERKWIKKRGTIRTDSTHMLGAIRATNRLVCIGETIRAALNSLATVAPDWMRQHAIPDWTKRYSSRIGSTRLPQSQLKQLGFAIQIGKDGYDLLDIIYQQDDEGWLRNLPAVKLLRNVWVQQFYLQEDKINYRDKQLGIPPALQFISSPYDKDARYAKKYTTSWIGYKVHITETCQEDLPYLITHMVTTKSPIADSNMTDGIHDDLKKDKRLPKTHLVDTGYIDSALLVNSKKQYAVELLGPTRSDQKWQARSGKGFALKNFKVDLDKQEAICPEGHTSKSWTIAYDKRKKEMIKVKFSMKDCKVCKSKAFCTKAQRRTLTLLPKEEYQAMIKARIGQSRGDYITTYNRRAGVEATISLGVRAFGMRRSRYIGLCKANLQNVIIATAMNFSRIYYWLEERPRERTRISAFRKLMEYPDRIVA
- a CDS encoding SusC/RagA family TonB-linked outer membrane protein, which translates into the protein MNRAGEPGYENTEILIRGRSTFGDNSPLIVVDGVANRAGGLSNIDANDIESITVLKDASAAIYGAQAANGVILVTTRRGKSGKTEVRLTTNFGIRKPTVIPEMLNSADYAVALNEIETEIYGRNPLYTDEQIQLFSDGSDPTNYSNVNWINETLRDYAPQMQHNLSVSGGTDKVKYFVSSGYQFQDNYYRNSASNYKQYNLRSNIDMQVNDYLKIYTNISLRQEDRNSPHYGSEDIWRYLVKGDPRVNIVWPDNDLPVLASQDNFNPFTAVDGSMGYQQSKRSYLNADLGVNLDLSFITEGLEIDGGLFVDRGDHFYKHFEKAFYLYGYNNNTGEYFPRKYGPNNASLNENMDRSLGITARTKLSYKYSFNDVHNVSAFIAYEQYESNYDYLWAKRQDYVSAIVDQIFAGDQQTSLNDGYATETGRVNYFGRADYTYKDKYLVQFNWRYDGSQNFPKENRFGFFPGASVGWVVSEEDFWKSSLSFIEFFKFKGSWGQMGNDKIAQYQYLTTYTFGNNATLGGNSPSPQTGITQVRTANPNVSWEVATTINLGLETSFLDYFSFDLDLFKTKRTDILYSGVSYVPDYAGLSLPAENIAEAETKGFEAVLGYNNTFGKFNFMASGNMSYAKSEILYFDEPESTLEWQKRTGQALGADWLLYDEIGIFRTQEDLDAYPHLSNSKVGDLIFRDTNEDGVIDGNDMIRPNKTTTPEIVYGVNLGVSYGNWNLSMLWQGATNVWQYVFFESGSIGNFTQDYFDNRWTFENINADYPRIYDRQVTSSAQKNTFWLNDATYLRLKNIQLAYTMPEKIMNVLPFSQARFYTSASNLLTFTKLKNVDPETTEGGQGFAAWSTPQSKVINFGMNLTF